A single genomic interval of Metasolibacillus fluoroglycofenilyticus harbors:
- a CDS encoding TetR/AcrR family transcriptional regulator C-terminal domain-containing protein, which yields MNERQIIEQPTIRQYILTSYKELLKLYSPEKISVKQIATQAGINRSTFYLHFQDKYEVLYTITEEKLKELASHYYGNTNRNTSPLQTTTKICEHIFNNRLFYKKLVNEEHFKNRLFHYLYEALAIHLKHEAFTTFTAYGTMGYMIEWIKNDCQKPIKVIANDLSSIADFRIL from the coding sequence ATGAATGAGCGACAGATTATCGAACAACCAACAATTAGACAATATATTCTTACTTCTTACAAGGAACTATTAAAGCTATATTCCCCTGAAAAAATATCAGTGAAGCAAATTGCAACACAAGCAGGCATTAATCGTTCGACCTTTTATTTGCATTTTCAAGATAAATACGAAGTTTTATACACTATAACAGAAGAAAAATTGAAGGAACTAGCTTCCCATTATTATGGAAATACAAATCGCAATACAAGCCCCCTCCAAACAACGACAAAAATTTGCGAGCATATTTTTAACAATCGCCTATTTTATAAAAAGCTCGTAAATGAGGAGCATTTTAAAAATCGCTTATTTCATTATTTGTATGAAGCGCTTGCTATTCATTTAAAACACGAGGCATTCACTACCTTCACTGCCTATGGAACAATGGGCTACATGATTGAATGGATTAAAAACGACTGCCAAAAACCAATCAAAGTAATTGCAAATGACTTATCAAGTATTGCTGATTTTCGAATTTTATAG